A genomic window from Cupriavidus basilensis includes:
- the hutI gene encoding imidazolonepropionase encodes MNLNPAHAAAISSSTESAKSADGVWHRCHLLPDGDPAKAIRDAALVVQQGRIVWLGMQAELPQAYAALPRHDAGSAWITPGLVDCHTHLVYGGQRADEFAMRLAGAGYEEIARAGGGIVSTVRATRAADEDTLFALAAARLAPLLAEGVTTLEIKSGYGLDLASERKQLRVARRLGDAFGVTVHTTFLGAHALPPEYAGRADDYITLVCETMMPVLADEGLIDAVDAFCESVGFSLAQTERVFQAAERHGLRVKLHAEQLSNLGGTALAARYRALSADHLEHLDEAGVVAMAGSGTVAVLLPGAYYFLRDTNLPPIDLLRRHGVPMAISTDHNPGTSPVTSLLLMMNMACTLFRLTVPEVLAGVTTHAARALGAADRHGLLAAGRAADFVLWNVDSPAELAYWFGRNPAAAVVRQGKVYPAATSVQGVRP; translated from the coding sequence ATGAACCTGAACCCGGCGCATGCCGCCGCTATCTCTTCGTCCACTGAATCCGCCAAGTCCGCCGATGGCGTCTGGCATCGCTGCCACCTGCTGCCCGACGGGGATCCCGCCAAGGCCATCCGTGACGCCGCGCTGGTCGTGCAGCAAGGCCGCATCGTGTGGCTCGGCATGCAGGCCGAGCTGCCGCAGGCGTACGCAGCGCTGCCGCGCCATGACGCGGGCAGCGCCTGGATCACGCCGGGCCTGGTCGACTGCCACACCCACCTGGTGTACGGCGGGCAGCGTGCCGATGAATTCGCCATGCGCCTGGCCGGCGCAGGCTATGAGGAAATCGCGCGCGCCGGCGGCGGCATCGTCTCCACCGTGCGCGCCACCCGCGCCGCCGATGAAGACACGCTGTTCGCGCTGGCCGCCGCGCGTCTTGCGCCGCTGCTGGCCGAAGGTGTGACCACCCTGGAGATCAAGTCTGGCTACGGCCTGGATCTCGCCAGCGAACGCAAGCAGCTGCGCGTGGCGCGCCGCCTGGGCGATGCCTTCGGCGTAACGGTGCATACCACCTTTCTTGGCGCGCACGCGCTGCCGCCGGAATACGCGGGCCGCGCCGACGACTACATCACGCTGGTGTGCGAAACCATGATGCCCGTGCTGGCCGACGAGGGCCTCATCGATGCGGTGGACGCCTTTTGCGAATCCGTGGGCTTCAGCCTGGCGCAGACCGAGCGCGTCTTCCAGGCCGCCGAGCGCCACGGCTTGCGCGTCAAGCTGCACGCCGAGCAACTCAGCAACCTGGGTGGCACCGCGCTGGCGGCGCGTTACCGCGCGCTGTCGGCCGATCACCTGGAACATCTCGATGAGGCCGGCGTCGTTGCCATGGCCGGGTCGGGCACGGTGGCGGTCCTGCTGCCGGGTGCCTACTATTTCCTGCGTGACACCAACCTGCCGCCGATCGACCTGCTGCGCCGGCATGGTGTGCCGATGGCGATCTCCACCGATCACAATCCCGGTACGTCACCCGTCACTTCGCTGCTGCTGATGATGAATATGGCGTGCACCCTGTTCAGGCTGACCGTGCCCGAAGTGCTGGCAGGCGTCACCACGCACGCCGCGCGCGCGCTGGGCGCAGCCGACCGGCACGGTTTGCTGGCCGCCGGGCGCGCCGCCGATTTCGTGCTGTGGAATGTCGATTCGCCGGCCGAGCTGGCCTACTGGTTCGGGCGCAATCCCGCCGCCGCCGTGGTGCGCCAGGGCAAGGTCTATCCTGCGGCCACGTCAGTGCAAGGAGTGCGGCCATGA
- a CDS encoding HutD family protein: MNGVERFSLGALAAHPWKNGGGVTREIAAWPPGAGMDAFLWRVSVADIAADGPFSAFPGIDRQIVLLDGEGVRLLADDGSFDHRLDTVGEPFAFAGERGVQATLLDGATRDFNVMTRRGQCRASVVAAHDEFTIAPGAHAVLLFVVEGAWRHGIAGQGGQAVLASDDGMLFAQGVAVPYRLQAMSEPALCLCVTLELELENPQ; the protein is encoded by the coding sequence ATGAACGGCGTCGAACGTTTCTCGCTCGGCGCGCTGGCCGCGCACCCCTGGAAGAACGGCGGCGGCGTTACCCGCGAGATCGCCGCGTGGCCGCCGGGCGCTGGCATGGACGCATTCCTGTGGCGCGTGAGCGTGGCCGACATCGCCGCCGATGGGCCGTTCTCCGCCTTTCCCGGCATCGACCGCCAGATCGTGCTGCTGGACGGCGAGGGCGTGCGCCTGCTGGCTGACGATGGCAGCTTCGATCATCGCCTCGATACCGTTGGCGAGCCCTTTGCCTTTGCCGGCGAGCGCGGCGTGCAGGCCACGCTGCTGGATGGCGCCACGCGCGACTTCAATGTGATGACGCGGCGCGGCCAGTGCCGCGCGAGCGTGGTCGCGGCGCACGACGAATTCACGATCGCGCCCGGCGCGCATGCGGTGTTGTTGTTTGTGGTTGAGGGGGCATGGCGCCACGGCATTGCCGGCCAGGGCGGCCAAGCCGTGCTGGCCAGCGACGATGGCATGCTGTTTGCCCAAGGCGTAGCGGTGCCATATCGCCTGCAGGCGATGTCGGAGCCCGCGCTTTGCCTGTGCGTCACCCTGGAGTTGGAGTTGGAGAACCCGCAATGA
- the hutU gene encoding urocanate hydratase: protein MNANEHQFTKAAPLRGQREIRAPRGTELHCKNWLIEAAYRMLQNNLDPDVAERPQDLVVYGGIGKAARNWECFDAILDSLRNLGEEESLLVQSGKPVGVFRTHADAPRVLIANSNLVPHWATWDKFNELDRAGLMMYGQMTAGSWIYIGTQGIVQGTFETFVEAGRQHYNNDLTGKWILTAGLGGMGGAQTLAGVLAGACVLAIECQESRIDFRLRTRYVDKKATSIDEALAMIEEATRNKQAISVGLLGNAAEIMPELVKRAQAGGMRPDIVTDQTSAHDLVNGYLPAGWTVGQWEAARTADPKSVEAAAKTSIVKHVQAMLAFQQMGVPTLDYGNNIRQVAFDEGVANAFDFPGFVPAYIRPLFCRGKGPFRWVALSGDPEDIYKTDAKMKELFPEDAHLHRWLDMARDRIAFQGLPARICWVGLDERHRAGLAFNEMVKNGELKAPIVIGRDHLDCGSVASPNRETEAMRDGSDAVSDWPLLNALLNTAGGATWVSLHHGGGVGMGFSQHSGVVIVCDGTDAAAKRIERVLWNDPATGVMRHADAGYESAIDCAHEKGLNLPMVPKAAGV from the coding sequence ATGAACGCCAACGAACACCAATTCACCAAAGCGGCGCCCCTGCGTGGCCAGCGCGAGATCCGCGCGCCGCGCGGCACCGAGCTGCACTGCAAGAACTGGCTGATCGAAGCCGCCTACCGCATGCTCCAGAACAACCTGGACCCCGATGTGGCCGAGCGCCCGCAGGACCTGGTGGTGTACGGCGGCATCGGCAAGGCGGCGCGCAACTGGGAGTGTTTCGACGCCATTCTCGACAGCCTGCGCAACCTGGGCGAGGAAGAGTCGCTGCTGGTGCAATCCGGCAAGCCGGTGGGCGTGTTTCGCACCCATGCCGATGCACCGCGCGTGCTGATTGCCAACTCCAACCTGGTGCCGCACTGGGCCACCTGGGACAAGTTCAACGAGCTGGACCGCGCTGGCCTGATGATGTACGGCCAGATGACAGCCGGCTCGTGGATCTATATCGGCACGCAGGGCATCGTGCAGGGCACTTTCGAGACCTTTGTCGAAGCCGGTCGCCAGCACTACAACAACGATCTCACCGGCAAGTGGATCCTCACGGCAGGTCTGGGCGGCATGGGCGGCGCGCAGACGCTGGCCGGCGTGCTGGCCGGCGCGTGCGTGCTGGCGATCGAGTGCCAGGAGTCGCGCATCGACTTCCGCCTGCGCACGCGCTATGTCGACAAGAAGGCCACCAGCATCGACGAAGCGCTGGCCATGATCGAAGAAGCCACGCGCAACAAGCAGGCCATCTCAGTCGGCCTGCTCGGCAACGCTGCCGAGATCATGCCGGAGCTGGTCAAGCGGGCGCAGGCCGGCGGCATGCGCCCGGACATCGTCACCGACCAGACCTCGGCGCACGACCTGGTCAACGGGTACCTGCCGGCGGGCTGGACCGTCGGGCAATGGGAAGCCGCGCGCACGGCCGATCCCAAATCAGTCGAGGCCGCTGCCAAGACCTCCATCGTCAAGCACGTGCAGGCCATGCTGGCCTTCCAGCAGATGGGCGTGCCCACGTTGGACTACGGCAACAACATCCGTCAGGTCGCCTTTGACGAAGGCGTGGCCAATGCCTTTGATTTCCCGGGGTTCGTGCCGGCGTATATCCGCCCGCTGTTTTGCCGCGGCAAGGGCCCGTTCCGCTGGGTTGCGCTATCGGGCGACCCCGAGGACATCTACAAGACCGATGCCAAGATGAAGGAACTGTTCCCCGAAGACGCGCACCTGCACCGCTGGCTGGACATGGCGCGCGATCGCATCGCCTTCCAGGGCCTGCCCGCGCGCATCTGCTGGGTGGGGCTGGACGAGCGCCACCGCGCGGGCCTGGCGTTCAACGAGATGGTGAAGAACGGCGAGTTGAAAGCGCCGATCGTGATCGGCCGCGACCACCTGGATTGCGGCTCGGTTGCCAGCCCCAACCGCGAGACCGAAGCCATGCGCGACGGCTCCGATGCGGTGTCCGACTGGCCGCTGCTCAACGCGCTGCTCAACACCGCGGGCGGTGCCACGTGGGTCAGCCTGCATCACGGCGGCGGTGTGGGCATGGGCTTCTCGCAGCATTCTGGCGTGGTGATCGTTTGCGATGGCACCGATGCTGCCGCCAAGCGCATCGAACGGGTGCTGTGGAACGACCCGGCCACCGGCGTGATGCGCCACGCCGACGCGGGCTACGAAAGCGCGATCGACTGCGCCCATGAGAAGGGCCTGAACCTGCCGATGGTGCCAAAGGCGGCAGGCGTATGA
- the hutH gene encoding histidine ammonia-lyase, whose protein sequence is MSATQANQTSRPLLTLQPGSVTLADLRRIHRGEVSLAMDASAWAGVRASQATVQDIIDADAVVYGINTGFGKLAQTRIPHDKLAELQRNLVLSHSVGTGADLHSDTVRLILAIKAVSLARGHSGIRPEIIEALLALTNAGVTPCIPAKGSVGASGDLAPLAHMSCTLIGVGEVMIDGVRRPAAEGLAHAGLAPFTLGPKEGLALLNGTQVSTALALAGLFAAEDIFAAGLVAGALSLEAIKGSVKPFDARIHAARGQAGQIAVAGAVRALLDGSKIVDSHVSCGRVQDPYSIRCQPQVMGACLDNLQHAARVLQIEANAASDNPLVFPEQGDVISGGNFHAEPVAFAADIIALAIAEIGAISERRLALLLDSGLSGLPPFLVRDGGLHSGFMIAQVTAAALASENKSLAHPASVDSLPTSANQEDHVSMATYGARRLGDMAENTAVVVGIEAMAAAQGIEFHRPLESSPLIESEIARIRERVAFVEGDRYFAPDIEAMKQWVQQGDAGAGWPEAVRQVLPSQVGVA, encoded by the coding sequence ATGAGCGCCACCCAAGCCAACCAAACTTCCCGCCCGCTGCTGACCTTGCAGCCCGGCTCCGTCACGCTGGCCGACCTGCGCCGCATCCATCGCGGCGAAGTGAGCCTGGCGATGGATGCATCCGCGTGGGCTGGCGTACGCGCGTCCCAGGCCACCGTGCAGGACATCATCGACGCAGATGCGGTGGTCTACGGCATCAACACCGGCTTTGGCAAGCTGGCGCAAACACGCATCCCGCATGACAAGCTGGCGGAGTTGCAGCGCAACCTGGTGCTGTCGCACAGCGTGGGCACCGGCGCGGACCTGCACAGCGACACCGTGCGCCTGATCCTGGCGATCAAGGCGGTGAGCCTGGCGCGCGGCCATTCCGGCATCCGTCCCGAAATCATCGAGGCGCTGCTGGCGCTGACCAACGCGGGCGTCACGCCGTGCATTCCGGCCAAGGGCTCGGTGGGCGCGTCGGGCGATCTCGCGCCGCTGGCGCATATGTCGTGCACGCTGATTGGCGTGGGCGAGGTGATGATCGACGGCGTGCGCCGCCCGGCCGCCGAAGGGCTTGCCCACGCGGGCCTGGCGCCCTTCACGCTGGGCCCCAAGGAAGGGTTGGCGCTGCTCAACGGCACGCAGGTTTCCACCGCGCTGGCGCTGGCGGGCCTGTTTGCCGCCGAAGACATCTTCGCTGCCGGGCTGGTGGCGGGCGCGCTGTCGCTCGAAGCCATCAAGGGCTCGGTCAAGCCGTTCGACGCGCGCATCCACGCCGCGCGCGGCCAGGCCGGCCAGATCGCCGTGGCCGGCGCCGTGCGCGCGCTGCTCGATGGCAGCAAGATCGTGGACTCGCACGTGAGCTGCGGCCGCGTGCAGGACCCGTACTCCATCCGCTGCCAGCCGCAGGTGATGGGCGCCTGCCTGGATAACCTGCAACACGCCGCGCGCGTACTGCAGATCGAAGCCAACGCCGCGTCCGACAATCCGCTGGTGTTCCCGGAGCAGGGCGACGTGATCTCGGGCGGCAACTTCCACGCCGAGCCGGTGGCGTTTGCCGCCGACATCATCGCGCTGGCCATCGCGGAGATCGGCGCGATCTCCGAGCGCCGCCTCGCGCTGCTGCTCGATTCCGGCCTGTCCGGCCTGCCGCCGTTCCTGGTGCGCGACGGCGGCCTGCATTCGGGCTTCATGATCGCGCAGGTCACTGCCGCCGCGTTGGCTTCCGAGAACAAGTCGCTGGCGCATCCTGCCAGCGTGGACAGCTTGCCGACGTCGGCCAACCAGGAGGACCATGTGTCGATGGCCACCTACGGCGCGCGCCGCCTGGGCGATATGGCGGAGAACACCGCCGTGGTGGTCGGCATCGAAGCCATGGCCGCCGCGCAGGGCATCGAGTTCCACCGCCCGCTGGAGTCCTCGCCGCTGATCGAGAGCGAGATCGCACGCATTCGCGAGCGCGTGGCCTTTGTGGAAGGCGACCGCTACTTCGCGCCGGATATCGAGGCGATGAAGCAGTGGGTGCAGCAGGGTGACGCGGGTGCGGGCTGGCCCGAGGCGGTGCGGCAGGTGCTGCCGTCGCAGGTGGGCGTGGCTTGA
- the hutC gene encoding histidine utilization repressor has translation MKAATANRRGVPDATPAALYQQVKDYIARHIQSRAWQPGDRVPSEQELVTRFGVSRMTVNRALRELAEQGRVVRVAGVGTFVAQHKPQSTLLNVVNLQDEIRMRGHDYACDVMVVERVAASIEVAAALDLRTGESVFHSVCVHREDGVPVQLEDRYVNPRVAPDFINQDFAAADAVKPGEYLLRHVPYDQIEHVVDAISATAEQAAQLEMPATQPCLLLTRRTWTGGTPVTFVRCLHPGNRYRLGSRFRADGNPAFG, from the coding sequence ATGAAAGCTGCCACCGCCAACCGCCGGGGTGTTCCCGATGCCACGCCCGCCGCGCTCTACCAGCAGGTGAAGGACTACATCGCGCGCCATATCCAGAGCCGCGCGTGGCAGCCGGGGGACCGTGTGCCCTCCGAGCAGGAGCTTGTCACCCGCTTTGGCGTGTCGCGCATGACGGTGAACCGCGCGCTGCGCGAGCTGGCCGAGCAGGGCCGGGTGGTGCGCGTGGCCGGCGTGGGCACCTTCGTGGCGCAGCACAAGCCGCAGTCGACGCTGCTCAACGTGGTCAACCTGCAGGACGAGATCCGCATGCGCGGACATGACTACGCTTGCGACGTCATGGTGGTGGAACGCGTGGCTGCCTCCATCGAGGTAGCGGCCGCGCTGGATCTGCGCACCGGCGAATCGGTGTTCCACTCCGTGTGCGTGCACCGCGAGGACGGCGTGCCGGTGCAGCTCGAAGACCGCTATGTGAACCCGCGCGTCGCGCCGGACTTCATCAACCAGGATTTTGCCGCCGCCGACGCGGTGAAGCCTGGCGAGTACCTGCTGCGCCACGTGCCCTACGACCAGATCGAACACGTGGTCGATGCCATTTCCGCCACGGCGGAACAGGCCGCCCAACTGGAAATGCCGGCTACCCAGCCGTGCCTGCTGCTGACCCGCCGCACTTGGACGGGCGGCACTCCCGTGACCTTTGTACGTTGCCTGCACCCAGGCAACCGCTACCGCCTAGGCAGCCGATTCCGCGCCGATGGCAACCCGGCCTTCGGCTGA
- a CDS encoding ABC transporter ATP-binding protein, with protein MSALSIQQVSRTFVNPRGGQTLALQPTDFEVADNDFVTILGPSGCGKSTLLRIVAGLDTPTTGRVLLDGQEVTGPGAERGMVFQSYTLFPWLTIEQNVRFGLRERGMSAAGQRERSDFFIQRVGLRGFEHHFPKQLSGGMQQRTAIARALANDPKILLLDEPFGALDNQTRVLMQELLLGIWEASRKTVLFVTHDIDEAIFMANRVAVFSARPGRIKRTIDVDFPHPRHYTIKTSPAFSELKAVLTEEIRAEAMACAEH; from the coding sequence ATGAGCGCGCTGTCCATCCAGCAGGTCTCGCGAACCTTCGTCAATCCGCGCGGCGGCCAGACCCTGGCCCTGCAGCCGACCGATTTCGAAGTGGCGGACAACGACTTCGTCACCATCCTCGGCCCCTCGGGCTGCGGCAAGTCCACGCTGCTGCGCATCGTCGCCGGGCTGGATACGCCCACCACCGGGCGCGTGCTGCTCGACGGGCAGGAAGTCACCGGCCCGGGTGCGGAGCGCGGCATGGTGTTCCAGTCGTACACGCTGTTCCCGTGGCTGACCATCGAGCAGAACGTGCGCTTTGGCCTGCGCGAGCGCGGCATGAGCGCGGCCGGCCAGCGCGAGCGCAGCGACTTCTTTATCCAGCGCGTGGGCCTGCGCGGCTTCGAGCATCATTTCCCCAAGCAGCTCTCGGGCGGCATGCAGCAGCGCACGGCCATTGCCCGGGCGCTGGCCAACGACCCCAAGATCCTGCTGCTGGACGAGCCCTTCGGTGCGCTGGACAACCAGACCCGCGTGCTGATGCAGGAACTGCTGCTGGGCATCTGGGAAGCCTCGCGCAAGACGGTGCTGTTCGTCACGCACGATATCGACGAGGCCATTTTCATGGCCAACCGCGTTGCCGTGTTCTCGGCGCGCCCGGGCCGCATCAAGCGCACCATCGACGTGGACTTTCCTCATCCGCGCCACTACACCATCAAGACGTCGCCGGCGTTCTCGGAACTCAAGGCGGTACTGACCGAGGAAATCCGCGCCGAGGCCATGGCCTGCGCCGAACACTGA
- a CDS encoding ABC transporter permease, protein MTQVHIGSPAAGAATTPAPAAVTPVAARRHPWLAPLAPVTQRARWVLGLSFFVVFFAAWAAVTLGGMVPRNFLADPATMAHEGLLLFTEYNFIGDIGMTVWRVLGGFVLAAALAVPLGIFMGAYKAAEAFFEPFVSFCRYLPASAFIPLLILWAGIGEAQKVLVIFIGSFFQIVLMVAVAVGGARRDLVEAAYTLGANSSGIVRRVLIPGAAPEIAEILRLVLGWAWTYVIVAELIGSSSGIGHMITDSQALLNTGQIIFGIIVIGCIGLVSDLAFKLANQRLFPWSSIK, encoded by the coding sequence ATGACGCAGGTTCACATTGGTTCGCCCGCCGCGGGTGCGGCGACAACGCCCGCTCCCGCCGCGGTGACGCCGGTGGCCGCGCGCCGGCATCCCTGGCTGGCGCCGCTGGCGCCGGTCACCCAGCGCGCGCGCTGGGTGCTGGGCTTGTCGTTCTTCGTGGTGTTCTTTGCCGCGTGGGCGGCGGTGACCCTGGGCGGCATGGTGCCGCGCAACTTCCTGGCCGATCCGGCGACCATGGCCCATGAAGGCTTGCTGCTATTCACCGAGTACAACTTCATCGGTGACATCGGCATGACGGTATGGCGCGTGCTGGGCGGCTTCGTGCTGGCCGCCGCGCTGGCCGTGCCGCTGGGCATCTTCATGGGCGCGTACAAGGCGGCGGAGGCGTTCTTCGAGCCCTTCGTCTCGTTTTGCCGCTACCTGCCGGCATCGGCCTTCATCCCGCTGCTGATCCTGTGGGCCGGCATCGGCGAGGCGCAGAAGGTGCTGGTGATCTTTATCGGCTCGTTCTTCCAGATCGTGCTGATGGTGGCGGTGGCGGTGGGTGGCGCGCGGCGCGACCTGGTGGAGGCGGCCTACACGCTGGGCGCCAACAGCAGCGGCATCGTGCGGCGCGTGCTGATCCCGGGCGCCGCGCCTGAGATCGCCGAGATCCTGCGCCTGGTGCTGGGCTGGGCCTGGACCTATGTCATCGTGGCCGAGCTGATCGGCTCGTCCTCCGGCATCGGCCATATGATCACCGACAGCCAGGCGCTGCTCAACACCGGGCAGATCATCTTCGGCATCATCGTGATCGGTTGCATCGGCCTGGTCTCCGACCTGGCTTTCAAGCTGGCCAACCAGCGCCTGTTCCCGTGGAGTTCGATCAAATGA
- a CDS encoding ABC transporter substrate-binding protein, which produces MGFRIRSGKSLAVAVAAVVATLGAAGTAQAQATQVTLGMSGWTGFAPLTLADKAGIFKKHGVDVDIKMIPQKDRHLALAAGAIQCAATTVETHVAWNANGVPITQIVQLDKSYGADGLAVRGDVKGFADLKGKTIGVDAPGTAPYFGLAWMLKKNGMSLKDVKTTTLSPQAAAQAFVAGQNDAAMTYEPYLSSVRQNPDKGKILATTLDYPMVMDTLGCAPKWLKDNPKAAQALVDSYFEALDMIRQDPAKANDVMGAAVKQSGEQFAKSSAYLRWQDRDANRKFFGGELASFSKEAAQVLLEIGVIRQVPDVTALYDARFIK; this is translated from the coding sequence ATGGGATTTCGTATCCGTAGCGGTAAGTCGCTAGCCGTCGCCGTAGCAGCAGTCGTCGCCACGCTGGGTGCCGCAGGCACCGCGCAAGCGCAAGCCACACAGGTCACGCTGGGCATGAGCGGCTGGACCGGCTTCGCGCCGCTGACGCTGGCTGACAAGGCCGGCATCTTCAAGAAGCATGGTGTCGACGTCGACATCAAGATGATTCCGCAGAAGGACCGTCACCTGGCACTTGCCGCGGGTGCCATCCAGTGCGCTGCCACCACGGTCGAGACCCATGTGGCCTGGAATGCCAACGGCGTGCCCATCACCCAGATCGTGCAGCTCGATAAGTCCTACGGCGCCGACGGCCTGGCCGTGCGCGGCGACGTGAAAGGCTTTGCCGACCTCAAGGGCAAGACCATCGGCGTGGACGCGCCGGGCACCGCGCCTTACTTCGGCCTGGCCTGGATGCTCAAGAAGAACGGCATGAGCCTGAAGGATGTGAAGACCACCACGCTGTCGCCGCAAGCCGCCGCGCAGGCTTTCGTCGCGGGCCAGAACGATGCTGCCATGACGTATGAACCGTACCTGTCGTCGGTGCGCCAGAACCCGGACAAGGGCAAGATCCTCGCCACCACGCTGGACTACCCGATGGTGATGGACACGCTGGGCTGCGCGCCCAAGTGGCTCAAGGACAATCCCAAGGCCGCGCAAGCGCTGGTGGACAGCTACTTCGAAGCGCTCGACATGATCAGGCAGGACCCGGCCAAGGCGAACGACGTCATGGGCGCGGCGGTCAAGCAAAGCGGCGAGCAGTTCGCCAAGTCGTCCGCCTACCTGCGCTGGCAGGATCGTGACGCCAACCGTAAATTCTTCGGCGGCGAGCTGGCCAGCTTCAGCAAGGAAGCGGCGCAAGTGCTGCTGGAGATCGGCGTGATTCGCCAGGTGCCGGACGTCACCGCCCTGTACGACGCGCGCTTCATCAAGTAA